In one Lolium rigidum isolate FL_2022 chromosome 3, APGP_CSIRO_Lrig_0.1, whole genome shotgun sequence genomic region, the following are encoded:
- the LOC124700205 gene encoding ruvB-like protein 1: MRIEEVQSTSKKQRIATHTHIKGLGLDANGTAIGMSAGFVGQAAAREASGLVVDMIRQKKMAGRALLLAGPPATGKTALALGISQELGSKVPFCPMVGSEVYSSEVKKTEVLMENFRRAIGLRIKENKEVYEGEVTELSPEEAESSTGGYGKSISHVVIGLKTVKGTKQLKLDPTIYDALIKEKVAVGDVIYIEANSGAVKRVGRCDSFATEYDLEAEEYVPIPKGEVHKKKEIVQDVTLHDLDAANAQPQGGQDILSLMGQMMKPRKTEITEKLRQEINKVVNRYIDEGIAELVPGVLFIDEVHMLDIECFSYLNRALESSLSPIVILATNRGICTVRGTDMTSPHGIPVDLLDRLVIVRTETYGPIEMIQILAIRAQVEEIDIDEDSLAFLGEVGQQTSLRHAIQLLSPASVVAKANGREKISKADLEEVGGLYLDAKSSARLLQEQQERYIT; encoded by the exons ATGAGAATCGAGGAGGTGCAGTCGACGTCGAAGAAGCAGCGCATCGCGACCCACACCCACATCAAGGGCCTCGGCCTCGAC GCCAATGGGACGGCGATAGGGATGTCGGCGGGGTTCGTggggcaggcggcggcgcgggaggcgtCTGGGCTGGTGGTCGACATGATCCGCCAGAAGAAGATGGCCGGACGCGCGCTGCTCCTGGCCGGCCCGCCTGCCACCGGCAAGACGGCGCTCGCTCTTGGCATCTCCCAGGAGCTCGGCAGCAAG GTCCCTTTCTGTCCTATGGTAGGATCAGAGGTGTACTCCTCAGAGGTCAAGAAAACTGAGGTGCTGATGGAAAATTTCCGTAGAGCTATAGGCTTGCGTATAAAGGAAAACAAAGAAGTTTATGAAGGAGAG GTTACCGAGCTTTCCCCAGAAGAAGCTGAGAGTTCAACTGGTGGGTATGGAAAAAGTATTAGCCATGTAGTAATTGGCCTGAAGACTGTAAAAGGAACTAAGCAACTGAAGTTAGATCCTACAATTTATGATGCTTTAATCAAGGAAAAG GTGGCAGTGGGTGATGTTATATACATTGAAGCCAATAGTGGTGCAGTGAAAAGAGTCGGTAGATGTGATTCTTTTGCTACAGAATATGATCTTGAAGCAGAGGAGTATGTCCCAATTCCTAAAGGGGAAGTCcacaagaaaaaagaaattgtgcAG GATGTTACACTTCATGACCTTGACGCTGCAAATGCCCAACCACAAGGAGGACAAGATATTTTGTCCCTTATGGGCCAGATGATGAAGCCACGGAAGACTGAAATCACTGAGAAGCTACGCCAAGAGATTAATAAG GTTGTTAACAGATATATTGATGAAGGTATTGCAGAGCTTGTACCTGGTGTGCTTTTCATTGATGAG GTCCACATGCTGGATATTGAATGCTTCTCTTATCTTAATCGTGCTTTGGAGAGCTCATTATCGCCAATCGTAATACTTGCTACAAACAGAGGAATATGTACTGTAAG AGGAACGGATATGACAAGTCCACATGGTATCCCAGTTGACCTTCTAGATAGGTTGGTTATTGTACGGACAGAGACATATGGTCCTATCGAGATGATCCAG ATATTGGCTATTAGAGCACAAGTGGAGGAGATTGACATTGATGAAGATAGTCTTGCATTTTTGGGAGAGGTTGGGCAGCAGACATCTTTGAG ACATGCTATTCAGTTGCTATCACCTGCTAGCGTAGTTGCAAAGGCTAATGGGAGAGAGAAGATCTCCAAG GCTGATCTTGAAGAAGTTGGTGGTCTGTACTTGGACGCGAAGTCATCTGCCCGTTTGCTTCAGGAGCAGCAAGAAAGATACATCACCTAA